The proteins below are encoded in one region of Nitrosomonas ureae:
- a CDS encoding M20/M25/M40 family metallo-hydrolase, protein MQKSINFGIACIFIVGYLFCSMIASASASTFHHQMKIQLSPDTSEIRVKDRIQIPDQVRNAKDPVQLEFFLHASLTITDVQGATIRTNGNPVALKSRSISIRHYTVTLPPDQQTFTLQFNGKIHHALQGPGQEYSRSFGSTPGVISPEGVFLANSSAWYPRFGDALVSFQLDIQLPADWDVVSQGTLLREQQTNAMQNVVWEEKQPQDDIYLVAGRYQRYTQSAGAVNALVYLRNPDQALAQKYLDATAQYIAMYNKLIGPYPYSKFALVENFWESGYGMPSFTLLGSKVIRFPFILHSSYPHEILHNYWGNGVFVDYAKGNWAEGLTAYLADHLINEQRGKGDEYRRDVLQKYADFVSKEKDFPIIRFVSRHSASSEAVGYGKTMMFFHMLRQELGDEAFTRVLRQFYKQFKFKQATFADLLATFNATTDQDFSQQFDQWVHRAGAPDLVLRHAETEPTAQGFKLILTIQQTQAGNPYRLKIPLSITLENDDMAVESHILVDQRTQTVVLEFAHRPVRIDLDPHFDVFRRLDSREIPSALSQGFGAQKPLLILPAREHPSILAAYRSLATNWQKTQSSPLEVITDDKLRTLPANRTIWIMGWQNKFTDSVTQTLADRGVTYQNKQLQLNQKNYPLTDHAVVLTTRQPSNADKTLLWVAADNPKAIAELANKLPHYRKYSYLVFKGDELVNIDKGQWPITQSPLSLPVQQKDGYVLHNAHTTHAGITKPRRALAELPPAFSENRMMADIHHLAHESYKGRELGTPELDEAATYIAKQFQQIGLLPGSDSGSFFQTWQQDVGLPKGNITLRNVVGILPGTNPQLAGQSLVIGAHYDHLGTGWPDVRAAHQGKIHHGADDNASGIAVMLELARQVVGKWQPERTIIFVAFTGEEANLLGSKHYVRNNESFPAEKIIAMLNLDTVGRLENNPVTIFGTGTARELVHVFRGAGFFTGVPVNAVQDDFGSSDQAAFIQAGIPAVQFFASAHEDYHAPGDTADKIDSAGLVKVAAILKEATEYLANRIEPLTVTLSSTPAPTKESKEKRTASLGTVPDFSYPGEGVRIDNTLPSSPAQQAGLQTGDILIQLAGQPISDLASYTAILRTLKAGEKVELQFRRDDAVMVAEVVLVER, encoded by the coding sequence ATGCAAAAATCAATTAACTTCGGCATCGCATGTATTTTTATTGTTGGTTACCTGTTTTGCAGCATGATCGCATCCGCTAGCGCCTCAACTTTCCATCACCAGATGAAAATCCAATTGTCGCCGGATACTTCCGAGATCCGTGTCAAAGATCGGATTCAAATCCCTGATCAGGTACGCAATGCAAAAGACCCGGTGCAGCTTGAATTCTTTCTTCATGCGAGCTTGACGATTACTGATGTGCAGGGTGCGACCATCAGGACAAATGGAAATCCAGTCGCGCTGAAATCCCGTTCCATTTCAATCCGCCATTACACGGTCACATTACCGCCGGATCAACAGACATTCACGCTGCAATTCAATGGCAAGATCCATCACGCGCTTCAAGGGCCAGGGCAAGAGTATTCGCGTAGTTTCGGCTCCACACCGGGTGTGATTTCACCGGAAGGTGTATTTCTGGCCAATTCCAGCGCATGGTATCCGCGGTTTGGCGATGCATTGGTATCGTTTCAATTGGATATTCAACTGCCGGCCGACTGGGATGTGGTAAGCCAAGGCACGTTATTGCGCGAGCAGCAAACGAATGCGATGCAAAATGTCGTGTGGGAGGAAAAACAGCCGCAAGATGATATCTATCTCGTCGCCGGACGCTATCAGCGTTACACGCAATCCGCCGGCGCGGTGAATGCCCTGGTTTATTTGCGCAACCCCGATCAAGCATTGGCGCAAAAATATCTGGATGCAACGGCGCAATACATTGCCATGTACAACAAACTGATCGGTCCGTATCCTTACAGCAAATTCGCGCTGGTCGAAAATTTCTGGGAAAGCGGCTACGGCATGCCGTCGTTCACGCTGCTCGGCTCCAAGGTGATTCGCTTTCCGTTCATTTTGCATTCGTCGTATCCGCATGAAATTCTGCACAACTACTGGGGCAACGGTGTGTTCGTCGATTACGCCAAAGGCAATTGGGCGGAAGGATTGACCGCTTACCTCGCCGACCATCTGATTAACGAACAACGCGGCAAAGGCGATGAATACCGCCGTGATGTGCTGCAAAAGTACGCGGATTTTGTCAGCAAGGAGAAAGATTTTCCGATCATCCGTTTTGTATCGCGCCATAGCGCCAGCTCGGAAGCGGTGGGATATGGAAAAACCATGATGTTTTTCCACATGCTGCGCCAGGAATTGGGCGACGAAGCTTTCACGCGCGTATTGCGGCAATTTTATAAGCAGTTCAAATTCAAACAGGCAACTTTTGCAGATTTGCTCGCAACATTCAATGCAACTACCGATCAGGATTTTTCGCAGCAATTCGACCAGTGGGTACACCGCGCCGGTGCACCGGATCTGGTGCTGCGCCATGCGGAAACCGAACCTACTGCGCAAGGATTCAAGCTTATTCTAACGATCCAACAAACCCAAGCGGGCAACCCATATCGATTGAAAATACCGCTCTCCATCACGCTGGAAAATGATGACATGGCAGTGGAATCGCATATTCTCGTCGACCAGCGCACTCAAACCGTCGTCCTGGAATTCGCTCACCGTCCGGTGCGAATCGACCTTGATCCGCATTTCGATGTATTCCGCCGTCTGGATAGCCGCGAAATTCCCTCGGCGTTATCTCAAGGTTTTGGTGCGCAAAAACCCTTGCTGATTTTGCCCGCACGGGAGCATCCGTCTATTTTGGCAGCGTACCGCAGCCTGGCCACAAACTGGCAGAAAACGCAATCGAGCCCCCTGGAAGTCATCACTGACGATAAACTGCGAACGTTACCTGCAAACCGTACCATCTGGATCATGGGGTGGCAAAATAAGTTTACCGATTCCGTTACCCAAACCTTGGCGGATCGCGGTGTTACCTATCAGAACAAACAATTGCAGCTGAATCAAAAAAACTATCCGCTGACGGATCATGCTGTAGTGCTGACAACCCGGCAACCGTCCAATGCGGATAAAACACTGCTATGGGTCGCTGCCGATAATCCCAAGGCAATTGCCGAATTGGCCAATAAATTGCCGCACTACCGCAAATACAGCTATTTGGTGTTTAAAGGCGACGAACTGGTCAATATTGACAAGGGACAATGGCCGATCACGCAATCGCCGCTATCACTACCAGTGCAGCAAAAAGACGGCTACGTTCTTCATAACGCACATACCACACATGCCGGCATTACCAAGCCACGCCGCGCATTGGCGGAACTGCCGCCGGCCTTTTCCGAAAACCGCATGATGGCGGATATTCATCATCTGGCGCATGAATCGTACAAAGGCCGCGAACTCGGCACCCCGGAATTGGACGAAGCAGCCACCTATATCGCCAAACAATTCCAGCAAATCGGCCTGCTGCCGGGCAGCGATAGCGGCAGTTTTTTCCAGACCTGGCAACAGGATGTCGGCCTACCGAAAGGCAACATCACCTTGCGTAACGTCGTCGGTATTCTACCCGGCACCAACCCGCAGCTCGCCGGACAAAGCCTAGTGATCGGCGCACACTACGATCATCTCGGCACCGGCTGGCCCGATGTACGCGCCGCGCATCAGGGCAAAATCCATCACGGCGCGGACGACAACGCCAGCGGCATCGCGGTGATGCTGGAGCTGGCGCGTCAAGTGGTCGGCAAATGGCAACCGGAGCGCACCATCATTTTCGTCGCATTCACCGGAGAAGAAGCGAATCTGCTCGGCTCCAAACATTACGTCCGTAACAACGAATCATTCCCGGCCGAAAAAATTATCGCCATGCTTAATCTGGATACCGTCGGACGGCTTGAGAATAATCCGGTCACGATATTTGGCACCGGAACCGCACGCGAACTAGTGCATGTTTTCCGCGGCGCCGGGTTTTTTACCGGCGTCCCGGTCAACGCCGTGCAAGACGACTTCGGCTCCAGCGACCAAGCCGCATTCATCCAAGCCGGCATCCCGGCGGTGCAATTCTTCGCCAGCGCGCACGAGGACTACCACGCCCCCGGCGACACCGCCGATAAGATTGATTCCGCAGGATTGGTCAAAGTCGCCGCAATTCTCAAGGAAGCCACCGAATACCTCGCCAACCGTATCGAACCGCTCACGGTCACGTTATCATCAACTCCCGCACCAACAAAAGAATCCAAAGAAAAACGCACCGCCAGCCTCGGCACCGTCCCGGATTTCTCCTACCCAGGCGAAGGTGTGCGCATCGACAACACCCTCCCCAGCTCCCCGGCACAACAAGCCGGACTACAAACCGGCGATATTCTGATTCAACTGGCCGGGCAACCGATCAGCGATTTGGCGTCATATACGGCGATTTTGCGCACGTTGAAGGCGGGGGAGAAAGTAGAATTGCAGTTTCGGAGAGATGATGCGGTAATGGTGGCTGAAGTGGTGTTGGTGGAACGGTAG
- a CDS encoding Eco57I restriction-modification methylase domain-containing protein, whose protein sequence is MLKEIEKSRLRVSGTTDAKHKSQLGQFLTPETTARFMAGMFTSASHTECRLLDAGAGIGSLSCAFFERIAPGDLAFKNISLIAYEIDPALHSELNRTLSRYAKSINLSYEIKSEDFIESSVNRIQFESEAGFTHAILNPPYKKISSSSRYRFMLKNVGIETVNLYSAFVALAVLLMAKGGQIVAIIPRSFCNGPYYKPFREILLSNSAIRKIHLFESRGTAFKDDGVLQENVIFHLEVCGVQGSVEVTTSTDDKFNDLVSRNYPFERIVPPNDQEKFIHIPSPEQRDEINSIAHCSLAEVGIAVSTGPVVDFRLKEYLRAMPGEGTAPLLYPAHFSSTHVEWPKDGIKKPNAMVLNSKTEKWFYPSGNYCVIRRFSSKEEKRRIVACVVNPSEFGSSQVIGFENHLNVFHEGRRGMSEQLAKGLSLYLNTTMVDEHFRQFSGHTQVNATDLKLMKYPSREKLTALGEVASDIGNSQEQIDLAVLKVLKQ, encoded by the coding sequence TTGCTGAAAGAAATCGAAAAATCTAGGCTTCGAGTGTCTGGGACAACTGATGCGAAACACAAATCGCAGCTCGGTCAGTTCCTGACACCTGAAACTACAGCCCGGTTCATGGCTGGCATGTTTACAAGCGCTAGCCATACCGAATGCCGCCTATTGGACGCCGGGGCAGGAATTGGTTCACTATCCTGCGCATTCTTTGAGCGGATCGCGCCGGGCGATCTGGCCTTCAAGAATATCTCGTTGATCGCGTATGAGATTGATCCAGCGCTTCATTCTGAACTGAATAGAACGCTTTCAAGGTACGCCAAGAGCATCAACCTAAGCTATGAAATAAAGAGCGAAGACTTTATTGAAAGTTCAGTGAATCGAATTCAGTTTGAATCAGAAGCCGGGTTCACTCACGCCATCCTCAACCCACCGTACAAAAAAATATCTAGCTCATCACGCTATCGTTTCATGTTGAAAAACGTTGGCATTGAAACAGTGAATCTATATTCGGCATTTGTCGCCTTGGCTGTCCTACTCATGGCAAAAGGTGGCCAGATCGTAGCTATCATACCGAGAAGCTTCTGCAACGGCCCATATTACAAACCATTTCGTGAGATTCTGCTTTCTAATAGTGCGATCAGAAAAATACATTTATTTGAGTCTCGCGGCACTGCCTTCAAAGATGATGGCGTTCTTCAGGAAAACGTTATCTTTCACCTAGAGGTTTGCGGCGTTCAGGGAAGTGTAGAGGTAACAACATCAACCGATGACAAATTCAATGATCTGGTATCTCGAAACTACCCGTTTGAAAGAATCGTCCCCCCGAATGACCAAGAGAAATTTATTCATATTCCATCGCCTGAGCAGCGTGATGAAATAAATAGCATCGCGCACTGTTCACTGGCTGAGGTGGGAATTGCGGTGTCTACTGGCCCAGTGGTTGATTTTAGGTTGAAAGAATATTTGCGTGCCATGCCTGGTGAGGGTACGGCGCCATTGCTTTATCCCGCACATTTCTCATCTACTCACGTTGAATGGCCAAAAGACGGGATAAAGAAGCCCAATGCAATGGTTCTCAATTCTAAAACAGAAAAATGGTTCTACCCGAGCGGAAATTACTGTGTTATTCGTAGATTCTCCTCTAAAGAGGAGAAGCGTCGAATTGTGGCTTGCGTGGTCAATCCATCAGAGTTTGGTAGTTCACAGGTCATTGGATTTGAGAATCACCTCAATGTGTTTCATGAGGGACGCCGCGGAATGTCTGAGCAGTTGGCAAAGGGCTTATCGCTATACCTGAACACCACCATGGTTGATGAGCACTTCCGGCAGTTCAGCGGACATACCCAAGTCAATGCTACTGACCTAAAGCTCATGAAGTATCCTAGCCGTGAAAAGCTGACTGCACTCGGAGAAGTGGCAAGTGATATTGGAAATTCACAAGAACAAATTGATTTAGCCGTATTGAAGGTGCTTAAACAATGA
- a CDS encoding BsuBI/PstI family type II restriction endonuclease produces MTAAEQRISEALQVLRQLGMPTEQLNGRTAICLLALLNLSPEKRWNQAESPMLGIRDILDFAREKLAVNYAENTRESVRKYSVKQLVSAGILLHNPDKPDRPVNSSDNCYQIETLALNLLKHHGTPQWTELLSAYLATRETLAAQYARARDRHRISLRVREGHEITLSAGPHSDLIRAIIEEFGVNYVPGGELVYVGDTGAKWRYFDRELLTALGVQVGQHGKMPDVVIYDRERHWLVLVEAVASSGPVDAGRHVELSELFESSDAGLVYVTAFPDRREVFRKFLSVVAWETEVWCASDPTHLIHFNGERFLGPYGAP; encoded by the coding sequence ATGACAGCCGCAGAGCAACGGATTTCAGAAGCGCTGCAAGTGCTTCGCCAGCTTGGCATGCCCACCGAGCAATTGAACGGCAGAACGGCAATCTGCCTTCTTGCTCTTCTCAACCTGTCACCAGAAAAGCGATGGAATCAGGCTGAGAGCCCGATGTTGGGAATTCGAGACATTTTGGACTTTGCACGTGAGAAGCTGGCCGTAAATTACGCTGAAAATACGCGCGAAAGCGTTCGCAAGTACAGCGTGAAGCAGCTTGTTTCTGCTGGAATATTGCTGCATAACCCAGACAAACCGGATCGACCGGTCAATAGCTCAGACAATTGCTATCAAATCGAAACATTAGCGCTTAATCTGCTTAAACATCATGGCACCCCACAGTGGACAGAGCTACTTTCGGCATATCTAGCAACACGAGAAACATTGGCGGCACAATACGCACGCGCACGTGATAGGCATCGAATCTCCCTGAGAGTGCGGGAGGGTCATGAAATCACTCTCAGTGCAGGGCCTCATTCAGATCTCATTAGGGCAATCATTGAAGAGTTTGGTGTCAACTACGTTCCAGGTGGTGAGTTGGTCTATGTCGGAGATACAGGCGCTAAGTGGAGGTACTTTGACCGTGAGTTGCTGACTGCATTGGGCGTACAAGTCGGACAACATGGAAAAATGCCGGATGTCGTCATCTATGATCGTGAGAGGCATTGGTTAGTTTTGGTTGAGGCCGTTGCAAGCAGCGGTCCCGTAGATGCCGGACGTCACGTTGAGTTGTCGGAATTGTTCGAGAGCTCAGATGCTGGGCTTGTCTATGTCACTGCCTTTCCAGACCGCAGAGAAGTATTCAGAAAATTCCTGTCCGTAGTCGCTTGGGAAACTGAAGTATGGTGCGCAAGCGATCCCACGCATCTCATTCACTTCAATGGTGAACGGTTTCTAGGCCCGTACGGTGCGCCATAA
- a CDS encoding zeta toxin family protein — MSGEKFASGVSRGPNGAGKTTFALEYLSKVAECTHFVNADLIAAGLSPLAPERELIVASRIFLNEIEENIKRQENFAFETTLSGRSYLRLIDRLQSDGWQVELIYLALPSVRISEMRVAERVAHGGHNIPLCDIKRRFTRSLANLLNVFSQKVDRCICFMNNGQMPIPVFEQTSDNRDILHEVYYQQLLMEVTK, encoded by the coding sequence GTGTCTGGTGAAAAATTCGCTTCAGGTGTATCAAGAGGCCCCAACGGCGCAGGCAAAACCACATTCGCTCTGGAATATCTGTCCAAGGTGGCGGAGTGTACTCATTTTGTTAATGCCGATCTGATCGCGGCAGGCCTGTCTCCGCTGGCACCGGAACGGGAACTTATTGTGGCAAGCCGTATCTTTCTGAACGAGATCGAAGAAAACATCAAGCGCCAAGAAAATTTTGCATTCGAAACCACGCTTTCAGGTCGTAGTTATTTACGCCTGATCGATCGGCTGCAGAGCGATGGCTGGCAAGTGGAATTAATCTATCTTGCCTTGCCCAGTGTCAGAATATCGGAAATGCGTGTAGCGGAAAGGGTCGCACATGGTGGTCACAATATTCCGTTGTGCGATATTAAGCGGCGTTTCACTCGTAGTTTAGCTAATTTACTCAATGTATTCAGCCAAAAGGTTGATCGCTGCATTTGTTTTATGAATAATGGTCAAATGCCGATTCCCGTGTTTGAACAAACGAGCGATAACCGTGATATTCTTCACGAAGTTTATTATCAGCAGTTATTAATGGAAGTTACGAAATGA
- a CDS encoding peroxiredoxin produces MSLRINDQAPNFQAETTHGKIDFHQWIGDKWAVLFSHPKDFTPVCTTELGYMASIQAEFDKRDTKLIGLSIDPLHDHEKWLKDVEDVGGSSVRYPVIADTDLHVAKLYNMFPADETGSAEGRTALTNATVRSVFIIGPDKNIKLMMTYPMTTGRNFNEILRVIDSMQLTAKHKVATPVNWQQGDDVIIVPSISNEEAQKIYPQGWETVKPYLRKVKQP; encoded by the coding sequence ATGTCACTGCGTATAAATGATCAAGCACCTAATTTTCAGGCAGAAACCACTCATGGAAAAATCGATTTCCATCAGTGGATCGGCGATAAATGGGCGGTATTATTTTCTCACCCCAAGGATTTCACCCCGGTTTGCACAACGGAACTGGGATATATGGCCAGTATTCAAGCCGAGTTTGACAAGCGCGATACCAAACTTATCGGGCTGAGTATTGATCCGCTTCATGATCATGAGAAATGGCTAAAAGACGTTGAAGATGTCGGCGGTTCATCGGTTCGTTACCCGGTGATTGCAGACACGGATCTGCATGTAGCCAAACTTTATAATATGTTTCCTGCCGACGAAACAGGTTCAGCGGAAGGACGAACGGCCCTCACGAATGCAACCGTCCGCTCAGTATTTATCATCGGCCCTGATAAAAACATCAAGCTCATGATGACTTATCCCATGACTACGGGTCGTAACTTCAACGAAATCTTGCGCGTTATTGATTCAATGCAGCTAACCGCAAAACACAAAGTCGCGACACCCGTGAACTGGCAACAAGGCGACGATGTCATCATTGTCCCTTCAATCAGCAATGAGGAAGCACAGAAGATTTATCCGCAAGGCTGGGAAACAGTAAAGCCCTACCTGCGCAAGGTAAAGCAGCCATGA